The sequence TGAAATTTATTGACAGTAGTATAATATGTCATGACCTGATATTAAATAAAACATTTTGAAACCAGTTGACTAACAGTAATAATCGGTCAGCATAAGCATGGAGTGTGTAACAAGTTACTATCATTCTACAGATGTAAAACAGAATGAAAGACTGACAACAGCATAAGCAAAATTTTAATACCTGCTGTTTATTGATTGGTGAATCCATGTAAAGGGTGAACAGCGATTGTGCGTGGTCAGGtaaatagtgtgttgtgtaggtTTGTACagttttttaaaataaaaatttatCCCACAATCGCAACTAAACGTACTAAGTTCAGTATACCATATCATAGTGAAGGGCAGGTGATACAACTTCAAAAGGTTCTGGAATTTCTAGCTACATAAATTTATAATATGACAAACAATGCACTCGATGAGTATTGCACACTGAAATTTGCCTACTAATAGTGTTGCGTTACATGCATATGCAATAGTACATACTGTGTGACATTGAAAGGTTAGTCTAGATGTGGTGTTCAACTTTACCTCATTCCATTTTGTCATCACCCTCTTACAGTTTTTTTTATGATGCATGGGAACTTATCCTAATACAACACTCAATATAAATAAAAGACTTGATAGAAATTCTTATGATGCAGCAATACAATCTAGAGTTTTAAGAACTTATTGTGAAGACACAGGTTTTGCTAACCACTAAGGGTTGTGATAGAAATTTGAAGCTTGTTTCTGGTTGGTATGTTCTAGTAAAAATTTAATCTTTGGGATTGCTACCATAAAACCTTAGCCAATCATCCAAACCTGTATTATATTGCATTGTATATGATCAATTGATTTTGTACTACAATATGAATCACTACATGTtcaaggatccactgtacttAACCACacatctacacacacacacagctacatacaagttatAATTTTTGTGTATGACGAAAAGTCAGGCTTTTTCTGCAATGATCACTTGACTTCCACACAGAAATTGtcctatttgtgtgtgtgtgtatgaaatCCTAGTCCTGATGAATATTGAGGATTAAGTTTTCACAAGCAGCAAATTGCAACGACAAAATTTTGTCCCTAAAAAATTTGTTCTTATACAGTATTTGCTATTCACCTTTACTggaaattttttttacagctatatgTTGCAGAACTCTCTCCTAGTCGTTATCGTAGTGCTTTTGTATCATTAAATCAAGTGTCATTAATAGTTGGAATGTTTGCTGCTCAAGTTATTGGAGTCTACATCACCTACTATTGGCTAGCAATAATACCACTAGTCTTCATGGCAGTTTATGTGCCCTTTGTCATCACCATCAAGGAAACACCAAGATGGCTGTTGACACAGAGTAGGAAATCAGAAGCTGCTAAAGTTTTGATGTGGCTTAATGGACCTCAGAGTAATGTCGGTAAAGAAATACAGGAGATCGAAGAAGAGATTTCAGTTGGGAAGCTTTCACTGCTGGAGATTGTCCGAGAGTTTAAATTCAAGTCCATTTATCACCCTGTAATCTTAGCATGTTTTGTGATGTGTTTTCTTCAGCTTAGTGGCATTACTGCAATCATTTTTAATGTTGAAGACATATTCAAACAAGCAAAAGTGAAATCCCCAGGACTGACATCATCGTTTGCTACAGGAGGTGTCCAAATTCTTACAGCATTTattggtgtgtttgtagcatCTCTGCTTGGCAGACGAAAATTATTAATCATCAGTTACAGTGTAGCAAGTCTAAGTCATGCAGTGATGGGTGTTTATGAATATTTAAACAATGAACCTTATTGTCATCCACCAGATGATCCTCAGTGTAAAAGTGACCTCTACCCACTGGCTATTGTGTGTGTGGCATTGTACGTTGCCGCTTACTCAAGCGGAATATCACCTGCATCATTCTTACTTCTAGCAGAACTAGTCCCATTACGTGTAAGAGGTGTAGGAATTGGCCTGGCCTTACTAGTAAATGGAATGCTGTCAGCTATTATTGCTGGACTGTTTAACAGTTTTGAAGTTGCAGTTAAACCTTGGGGTGTATTTTGGACATTTAGTATCACTTGTTTCATTGGAATTTTATTTGTGGCAATATTTCTTCCAGAAACTAAAGGAAAATCTTTGGAAGAAATTGAAAGTTATTTTGACAATAGAAGATTGGGGTATAGACAGATATATTCCATACAATAATAATTGCACTGTATATTGTGCActtaatattatttattatgttTAACTTTGTCATTTTTAtattacttgtatatatatacacagagtTGGTATTAATATACATTAGCTCAAagcagtttttaaaaatatttatgtgAATGTTTGTACAGTACTACTAATGGTGTTTTTTATATTCATCTTGAAAACGATGCCACACACGATACATCATGGTGTAAACATAGAGATCAAAAATTATTATATAAACTTTATTTATGTTCGTATGTGATGTCTTCACAATTCTGCATGACATCATTAAACTAAAATAAATGTACGTGTAAATTGACGTCGCCTATGGATATTTCAACtcaacacactagctatacaaTACACTCACAATTGCAGGCTGTGTATCTTTAGCTGTGTGTCACTATACTATAATCAGTTTCAGTCAGAAGTGAAGAATGTTACAACAATCTGGATGTATGTAATCAGTGACATTTCTTTTGGGCAACAAAGAAGCCAACTGATGGGGTGTCACGATCAATACCTCTTTCGGATAACGGTATTTCTCTGGAATTCATATAGCGTATCACAAACCCAGCCTTTTCCAAGGACTTCTTTATAATGTCTAAGCTGAGATATAAGGGAAATGGATGCTTGATACCATTCAGTATAGACCAGGTGCACTCAATACCTGACAGTAAGGCAAGAAAACCATTGGGTGTTAACATATCATAAAATTTTCTTAGAGTAGAATCGTAAAGTTCCAGTGATTTGCTGTGCTCTAGACAATAGCTTGTAGTGATTATGTTTACTGGAAATGTAATTGTTGGAACAATGGCATCATCAGTATTTATGTCACAATAAACTATGTCTTTCAAAATCTTTCGAAGTCTCTCTTGACGTTCAGCTACTGGATTATGTCCACTCTGACCTTCCAGTTTATTCACAACATAGTTGAAATATGGTGTCCAGTCATAGGCATTAGGGTCATTGTTTCTCCACATCTTTACTTCGTCACGACAAGATTGGACATAGTCAGAATGGTATATCTCAGCAACATATGGAGCAGCACTGATGAATGTGTGGACGCAGGGACCTCCCCCAATCTCTAATAGTTTGGCAGTGGAGTGATCCCATTCTGTATGAAACTGTTGATAAAACTTGTGGAAGTAGTCAATAGGAAATGTTGGGACAATCATTGTTTGGCCCTCATCAAAAAGGTTGGCAGGATATCGGGTGGTGAGATATTGTTGGGCATTGTACAAAATCTCCATGTTATCATCATCACCCATGTTGCTATGTTAGGCAAAACATCCCACAGTAAGTacacacagtaaaaaaaaaaaaaaaaaattagcatGTTAATAGCATGCCATACAATGAAGTGTGCATATTCAACACACCTGATTTTAGACAACAGTGCCCCATATTGTACCACATGGCTATACTTAATTATAGATGGCTTGCCTTTTAAGGTATGGTCATTTTAATCGTAACCTTTTCATACTCTACGAATTTTGCTTGCCAAAAATGTATTGTGGTGACAAACATTTCAGTTAAGTTTAGTGTGCTAGTGCTAGCTAGTGGCGATTAGTACGTATTAGTATATCCAGTGAAGGGATGATTCCTATATCCTATGATTTCAGAGTTAAAGGGGCAAAACTCACTGAAAATAACCTTTGTGAGGCTTCACCACTACTAATAATGGTCGATTAAAGTGTAGTATTGTAGAATGTTCTGTACTGTTTACTAAAATGTTTTGGAAATGAAGTTTGTGTCAATACTGTATAGCCTTATTATGATGGGCAAtgtttttgaggttgagcaatgtaaagaaaatttttctgtggatttgcaaacaattcCATAATACATGGAGgtttttcaaggataaaattttcactgtgtATGGTAGCAGCTAGAGGTGTAACTGAAGCAGTCAAAATATAGCACTTATACTGTATATCTACCATCAGTGTGTTAACCCCAAAACCTTCAAAAAGGCAAAAATTTCCCTCTCAAAATATTTGTACTTTGACCAACATTATAATGAGGAGTGAAATGGAAAACACATTACACAGGGGACATGACTTACAAAGTCATACATGGGAGGTAACAAGAGTACTTAATACTAGGGAGTATATGAACCGTTATACATGCTGGCCAACTAGGCCAGTACAGTACAAATTGCTACCCCAAGTCTGATTCACTAACAACTATGTTAATACTCAAACTGTAACTATACTGCAAACGCTGTTGTCAATTAAGTGTAAACGTACAATAAAACGCAACTGAACGGTATTGGCACAACGAATAATCTTGGGACTGTTTACCTACCTACGTATATTCAGTGGGAAGGTTGGACATGCATATGAGTGAGACGTTCAACAAATTAAACTGATGCACGTCAACAATTCTACTCAAATGTGCACATGGGAAAACTGATTGATAGGATAATAGCAATAACATACTGTGTTCCTTGCTGTCTTCTTCAATTGAAACTGCCATCATTTTAGCTTAGAATACAGAAAAAATACTTACACAGTGATGACTCCAGGCGTGGTTCTAGGGGGTTCaccggtttctggaaaccatTCAGCTTTTTAAAGcagaaaaaataattaaaacttcaacaaaggtaagtctaaaATACTAAAGATAGCTTATCAAGTAAACTT comes from Dysidea avara chromosome 4, odDysAvar1.4, whole genome shotgun sequence and encodes:
- the LOC136254166 gene encoding solute carrier family 2, facilitated glucose transporter member 8-like, whose protein sequence is MEVSSEGELTTGEKLRDYSTDLRDAITQGDAKADDKRTVRIWSATYACTVAALGFLVLGYSLGYNSPVSSHLKHKKGYVSLRRTLDQDLFAFSFLIGSTILTPFSGYLTDRFGRKLSIVLCCIPHTFGWLIVVLTVSTDGPAFRPLLYIGRFIVGVAFGWSSLCLTLYVAELSPSRYRSAFVSLNQVSLIVGMFAAQVIGVYITYYWLAIIPLVFMAVYVPFVITIKETPRWLLTQSRKSEAAKVLMWLNGPQSNVGKEIQEIEEEISVGKLSLLEIVREFKFKSIYHPVILACFVMCFLQLSGITAIIFNVEDIFKQAKVKSPGLTSSFATGGVQILTAFIGVFVASLLGRRKLLIISYSVASLSHAVMGVYEYLNNEPYCHPPDDPQCKSDLYPLAIVCVALYVAAYSSGISPASFLLLAELVPLRVRGVGIGLALLVNGMLSAIIAGLFNSFEVAVKPWGVFWTFSITCFIGILFVAIFLPETKGKSLEEIESYFDNRRLGYRQIYSIQ
- the LOC136254167 gene encoding nicotinamide N-methyltransferase-like; this translates as MGDDDNMEILYNAQQYLTTRYPANLFDEGQTMIVPTFPIDYFHKFYQQFHTEWDHSTAKLLEIGGGPCVHTFISAAPYVAEIYHSDYVQSCRDEVKMWRNNDPNAYDWTPYFNYVVNKLEGQSGHNPVAERQERLRKILKDIVYCDINTDDAIVPTITFPVNIITTSYCLEHSKSLELYDSTLRKFYDMLTPNGFLALLSGIECTWSILNGIKHPFPLYLSLDIIKKSLEKAGFVIRYMNSREIPLSERGIDRDTPSVGFFVAQKKCH